The genomic region GTCTCCTCTATCCTCAGTGAGCTTCCCTATGGAAAGAGAGCAAGGGCTCATGGCCAAAAAGTGTTCCCACAGAAAGACAGCCCTTCTGGACCTCCTCTCTTGTGGTGGACAAGGTAAGCCACAACCTCCTTTGAAAAGCAGTTCCACAAGGCCTGTTTAAGAACCTAAGTAGCACCTCTAGCAGAACACTCCAATCCTTTGGCTCAAACACCAGAGCTCCAGGCTGTAACACTGCCCACAGCAGCGGGTCAAAAGCCTGCCAGTAAGCTCACACAGTGACCATTGGGCCCCCTTTGCTCCCTCATCTGTCATTCAGGCAGGACACACTAAGGACAGCACTTTTAAACTTGACCTCCGCAGTAACCACAGGAGCTAAATTTCCTCCAAGAAGCAGACTCCATTGCTTTGGTTCATCAAGCCAGGACACCTTAATCCGGCCTATCCCACCCTCCTCAGCTCCTTTCCCGGCACCAGGCCCACCAGAGACCCCTGCCACCCCTTGCCTCAGAATTTGGTTGTGCCGGAAGTTCTCACGACGGCCGAACTCCACCGCAAAGTGTGCCGAGGACCAGGAGGGGTGGCTGCGGAAGCAGtcactgagctgctgaagaTCCTCCAGGGACAAGGGCTGGGGCGAGCTCTCGTAGAACGGGCGCAGGTGCTTGGCATACTCTTCAAACCATGCCAGGGCTTCTGCTTCATTGTCAAGCTGGAAGAGCCTGGAGGAAAGGCAAACACAGTGCTAGTGCTGCTCAGAGTAACAACCTCCATTCCATGCTTCTGAGAGAAGGGACTGTTCTCCAAACATTAGAGCCGACAACTTCCCTACTCCTCCTCTGGTGTTGGATCTGTTCCAAGAGAAGAAGGGAGGCTACTTCATTAGTAGATACCATCTCCTCTACCTGAGGAACATCAACTTTTGGGCTGAAGTATCCTGTGCTCCAGGTGCTGAAACAGCAATGGGTAGGAGTGGAAGTGCATGTACCTGTGGATGTTCTGACCAGAGCACCTATTTCACAGTTGccctttttcagtgtttgtacTCAGTACTGCCCTGTTCTCATAAGTTGTTTTGATGACACCAGCACACACATGGGCCTCCCACTCATCATGAGCCCACCTAATGATCAAACATGCTCCCAACACACCACAGTCCTGACATGGGAGATTTCGGGTCTTTAGCTGCATGCTTGAGGCACTTCTCAAGATCTGTCACTTACCGGAAAGCAACCTGTGGGCTCTGGAGATTCACCAGCACGCAATCCCACGAGTGACCGTGTCTGTTCTTATACAGGGCCACCCTGCCTTCCTCCCTCAGGCAGGTCTGAGCAGAGTACTCTGCAGCCGACACCTCTTTCACCCGGTAAGGGTTTGTGAAGATTTGGGTGACGCTGTTGAAAGTATCCACCAGCCGGCCAAAGAACTGCATCTTTCTGGAGCCTCAGGGGGCTTTTCCCCCCGAGTCCTAAGGGAAACCCACTCACAGGCGCTGCCCGGCCCTTAACTCAGCGACCCAGTCAAGAAAGAAGAACCGAGAGCCGCCTGGGTGACAAGCCGCCcggaaaaaaatcccagcagcgGTTTCCTTCCCGGCGTTTCCGGGAAGAGCACCCGCTTCTCCTCAGCGCCCGACCTCCCTCTCACAGGCCAGAGCGGGAAACACCCGCCTCCACGGCCACTCCTGGGAGGTTCCGCCCGCCGCCGAGGGAGGCAGAAGTGGGTCCAATGGGGCAGAGGGGCGGACCCGAGGCCCCACGGGCCGAGACCGGGTCAGGGGGCGGACCCACGGACTGGCAGGGCCGGGCCCGGGACACGGGGTGCGGCGAAGTCCGCGGAGCACGACGGGCCCCCAGCGTCCCCCACGCTCGGCCCGCCTCGCCGCCAGCCAATCACCGCACCGCCCCCCACGGGACGGGCCAATCAGCGACGGCGATCCCGGGGAGGGGCGGGGATAGCGCGGTCAGCGCCGCTGCGTCAGTCCCTGCGGCATCGCGGAGGAGAGGCGGGGGGCGCCATCTTTATGAGGGGCGGGCGAGGggtggggctgggctgctcctggggcGTTGGTCACCCCgaaatttgggaaaaaaaaacccggCGGTTTCGGGGGAGCGGATTCATTCGTCCTCCGGTGCGCTTGTGGCTCTGGTAGCGTGCGAGGCGGGGGTGTCAGCCGTGCAAGGGGGGCAGCGGCCCCTTTAAGAGAGCAGGGCCCGCCCTtcgcggcggcggcggcgaggGGAGGGGCGGAGGGTGACGTCACCGCATGACTGTGTTTTTATGAATGAAAAGAATCCGCGGGTGAGTAATCGCGGAGAAGCGGGGCTGGAGGCGCCGCCCGACCGGCAGCGGCCCCGCGGGACCAGCGCAGCCGCCCGGTAAGGGACGGACCGGGGCGGAGGGGAGAGATGAGACCCCACTGGGGCGCCCTTGGAATAGAGGGTGGTGGGATCCGGCACCGGCTGGAGGCCGATCTGCCGCCGTCGGGACCGGGGAGAGTGAGGGCGGGGCGgatgggaggtggggggggaaggTGTCCGGGAGCCATCCGCGCTTCCCTCTTGAGTCCCGGCCCCCGCTCGGAAGAAGCCGCAGACGCTTCCCCGGTTTCCTGGCGCGGATTGCATCAGTTTCTAGCCGGCCCGGCTCCACCTTTCTCGAGTCTTTGCCGGGCGCTCCTGGCTCCCCTTGTTCCTCCGAGGGGTTCGGCTAATGGGGAAGGGGCTCCGCGGAGTGGGGAGAGGCTACTGGGCTGCGTCCCGGGCTGCCCGACCTCTCCCTCACCCGCTCTCCTATGCCTTGGACCGGCCAGCAGCTAGTGGACGGGCGCCGCTTGGGTGGCTTTCCCCCCCGGGCTGCTGAATCACGGAGAGGCCACTTCTCGCCCGCCCGCCCACGCCGCGTGGGCGCGGCCCCGACCCCTCCGCCCCGGAGCCTGCGGCCCCCTGAGCCGTGCGCAGGAAACGCGGTGCCCGTCGGGGGTGGCACCTCCACGAGGTACCTACTTGGTGGCTTCGCCACGGTTGGACCCCGGGGGGGCGGCTGctgcttttactttcttttcgGCTTCGGACGGATCTCTTCCCGGTTTGCCCTCCGGGGGGGGGAATCCTTGACCTCCTGGCAGCCGGACTGGGTCCCTCGGGCAGACCGCGTCCCTGCCACTTTGGGATGGAatgaagaagggatgggaggtCCAACCTTCTCCcgtttttactatttttttttttttccagtaattatTACTCTTAATTCTAATTAGTACTACGTTCATTTTTAAAGGCATAGGGATGAGTCACACGGTCGGTTTGGGGGGGACATGGGCAGAGCCACTGCCCTCTTTGCCAAGGCAAGGAGCACTGGTAGGCACTAACCAGCTTTTCTCCTGGCTGCTCAGCAGGGCCAGTGTGAGGCAAGGATGGCTGCGGACGGGCTCTCCAGCAAGGCCCTGAAGGTGAGCACCAGTGGGACCTGAGGTTTGGGTGGGGACAAAGGTCTGGTTTCAGGAGTCTCGGATAACAGCCCCTCTCTCTGTCAGGTGAAGCGGGAGCTGGGAGAGAACACTCCACTGCTGTCGGATGAGGAGCTGATGGGGCTGTCAGTGCGGGAGCTCAACCACCACCTCCGGGGCCTCTCCAAGGAGGAGGTGGCGAGGCTGAAGCAGCGCCGCCGGACACTGAAGAACCGGGGTTATGCCGCCAGCTGCCGGGTGAAGCGTGTC from Heliangelus exortis chromosome 1, bHelExo1.hap1, whole genome shotgun sequence harbors:
- the MAFF gene encoding transcription factor MafF isoform X1; translation: MNEKNPRQGQCEARMAADGLSSKALKVKRELGENTPLLSDEELMGLSVRELNHHLRGLSKEEVARLKQRRRTLKNRGYAASCRVKRVCQKEELQKQKMELEWEVDKLARENAAMRLELDTLRGKYEALQGFARSVATHGPTTKVATASVITIVKSSTNQAAYS